In Anaerolineales bacterium, one DNA window encodes the following:
- a CDS encoding MBOAT family O-acyltransferase, with product MALENILILAAASFLWAALLRDRGRTWFMLIASVLVIFWLQPTLPIRGFDFWIPVATLVIAIFSWYITANDEARRKRKNWGVFALVAGIVLLLSLTRYFPIAQILTASRPPPIETLLAVIAISGMVFFGTAHLNRFNVTLLVIGIFILIVVFLVLKIPALTYWLSYGLRALMSQSLTSVSANDFHWLGFSYVAFRLLHTLRDRQMGRLPSVDLGEYLTYVIFFPAFTAGPIDRLERFIKDLRAVPSPQSHKDAMTQSEKSSRLRAFESSWLNETVYPAGQRLLIGTFKKFVLADSLALIALNEANAAQVTSTLWMWVIVYAYAFQIYFDFSGYTDIALGIAGLLGIKLPENFASPYLKPNLTQFWNNWHMTLTQWFRAYFFNPITRWLRSWQKPMSIPMMILLTQVATMLLIGFWHGITWNFTLWGLWHGLGLFIHNRWNDATKAKAAAWATTPAREAMLNSSGILLTFHFVALGWVFFALSSPATSWQVILILFGVN from the coding sequence TGGCGCTTGAAAACATCCTGATTCTCGCCGCCGCCTCGTTTCTCTGGGCAGCCCTCCTGCGCGACCGCGGGCGGACGTGGTTCATGCTCATCGCCAGCGTGCTCGTCATCTTCTGGCTGCAGCCGACCCTCCCCATCCGCGGATTCGATTTTTGGATTCCCGTCGCAACGCTCGTCATCGCCATTTTCAGTTGGTATATCACTGCGAATGACGAAGCCCGGCGCAAAAGAAAAAACTGGGGCGTCTTCGCTCTCGTCGCAGGCATCGTCCTCCTGCTCAGCCTCACCCGCTACTTCCCCATCGCACAGATTCTCACCGCCTCGCGTCCGCCACCGATCGAAACCTTGCTGGCGGTCATTGCAATCTCAGGCATGGTCTTTTTTGGAACGGCGCACCTGAACCGCTTCAACGTGACCCTGCTCGTCATTGGCATTTTCATCCTGATCGTAGTTTTTCTTGTTCTGAAAATCCCAGCGCTGACGTATTGGCTAAGTTACGGACTCCGCGCGTTGATGAGCCAATCGCTGACGAGTGTCTCCGCCAACGACTTCCACTGGCTTGGATTCTCCTACGTGGCATTTCGCCTCCTCCATACATTGCGCGACCGCCAGATGGGACGACTGCCATCCGTGGACTTGGGTGAATACCTGACCTACGTCATCTTCTTCCCCGCCTTCACCGCCGGACCCATTGACCGCCTTGAGCGCTTCATCAAAGATTTACGAGCCGTTCCTTCACCACAAAGTCACAAAGACGCTATGACTCAAAGCGAAAAATCTTCGCGGCTTCGTGCCTTTGAGTCTTCGTGGTTAAACGAAACAGTCTACCCCGCGGGTCAGCGACTGCTGATAGGCACCTTCAAAAAATTCGTTCTCGCCGACTCTCTCGCCCTCATCGCCCTGAACGAGGCAAACGCAGCCCAAGTGACGTCCACCTTATGGATGTGGGTCATCGTCTACGCCTACGCCTTCCAGATCTACTTCGACTTCAGCGGCTACACCGACATTGCTCTTGGCATCGCGGGACTGCTCGGAATCAAACTGCCCGAGAACTTCGCATCTCCCTACCTCAAACCCAACCTGACCCAATTCTGGAACAACTGGCACATGACTCTCACCCAGTGGTTCCGCGCGTACTTCTTCAATCCCATCACCCGCTGGCTCAGGTCTTGGCAAAAACCGATGTCCATCCCAATGATGATCCTGCTGACCCAAGTCGCCACCATGCTGCTGATCGGTTTCTGGCACGGCATCACATGGAACTTCACCCTCTGGGGCTTGTGGCACGGGCTGGGACTCTTCATCCACAACCGCTGGAACGACGCCACCAAAGCCAAAGCCGCGGCATGGGCAACTACACCCGCTCGAGAGGCGATGCTGAATAGTAGCGGCATCTTGTTAACGTTCCACTTTGTGGCATTGGGCTGGGTTTTCTTTGCGCTTTCATCACCTGCCACGTCATGGCAGGTCATTTTGATATTGTTTGGAGTCAACTAA